The genomic region gcttcttcttcttttttaaaatcaACTGGAATCGTTGCTTTCTCATTAGGGGCCAAACGCGTTTGCGCTGCTTTTTCAACCTATGTTTACGCATCTTCTTGCGCCGCAGGTTCACCATAACTATAGCCAGCTTTTCCACAGCTGTTCCCGGGGATTCAATCACTATCTGTCTTGCTCCAGGGGTATCAATCGGCACAATATCTTTCCTATATGCAGGAGTTTCGACTATGGAGGATTGGTTTATGTTCTTTGGGCAGTCATAAGAGAACGTTGGGTGTACAATATCTATTTTCTCCACTGGTATACCAACACTCTGTAAATTGTGTTGATAATAAACAATTGGAAGCCTTAGATCCCATAATTGTAGAGTTTTATCAAGTGCCAATGTTTGGTGGGGCATTGTTGGTGGAGAGGTTGTTATAGGAAAGGGTTGATACACAGTTGGCCCAGTCTGTCCATGCATACCAAGATTATGATGATACATGTACCCTGGTAGCCCTGTCTGTCCGTGCATTCCATATTGAGGCAAGGTGGTGGCGCACTTGTATCCTGGAAAAAGGCAAATTAACTTAatcatttgtttcaatattatatagCAAGACATTCATTggaatattatacatgtacaattaaaatagtggtattaaccctttcagtgcgggaaccgaattttgaaggcccttgcaaacagtttggatccagatgagacgccacagaacgtggcgtctcatcaggatccaaactgtttgctattctgataatattctttgaaaaaaatcgaagaaaatgctaattttagaaattcagcagaccacatttaagcagacgacaaatttcccagcatgcaaagggttaactagcACAATACAGTCCAGAGAATTATACCATGAGAAGCGCTCATTCAAGCTGGTCAGTTCCACCCATATTTACAGTTACAGATAATGGCAAGATGCCAATTAATGTGCGCTGCGGTCAGCATCCCTGCATGATTAGAGTAATTGAGGGACCATAAAAGTTGATAAAAAGTTGGCTGGTATCACTTCTGAGGTACCTTCTGCCTTTCTAGTATTTCACATTAACACAGTATTTTATTCACTACAAAATCCTGGAAGCACATGCAAAAATTGTTGGAAATCTAGATTTTATACCTTGTGCATAATAAAATTGCGAGGCAATTGTTTGAGTTTTTTTATTTCTACAGACAAATGAAAATGAGAGGATTGCTTAGATAAGGtatataaaacatcaaacattgtatCAGGAACGCTGGCCAAGTTGTTTAAGTggtagacattttactccagaactccaggggtcagtggttcgagccctgctgagggttatcttttttctttttttttaatgttatttaatgttgtttAACCTAATCATGTACATCCTGTAGGAGCTGTCTAATCAGAGTATACTTATTTTGCAATAGTGGTTCAAGGCGTCATAAGGACTGAATTTGCTTAGTACTATAACTGTAATAGTTTAATTTGTAAGTTGTTTACTTGGCCTGGAAATTATCTCTTAAATAGAATAAGCGTGGTCTTTATCAATATTATTGAGGACTCATTTAAAGCAATACATTATTATACCTTTACATatgtgtattagaaaatattaacGTTAAGTAGAACCTGAGAAACAATTAAAAGAGCCATTCAATGAGCTTTCCGTTGTACACAAAGTGTTGTATCTTTTGGAGAGTCTAGAACAGATTTAAGCTTAAGTTATAAATGATTGAGGACAATTTTTACTCTTCTtgtttgtacattttattgtacTCATAGTGTTTAGAAATTTTTCAACATGTcacttaaattaatatttttaaattttatagatataagattttatgtttaaaatcttGTGCACACAAAATCAAAGGATGCACTGTGTCAATATTGAGCATTTGTTGTCAGTCCCTTGGCAAAAATGTAGTTAACTCCCATAGATAAGTGTTATGTAAGTGTTAACTTCgaataaaatatcttaaaatgtgACCTTTTAGCATGGTTAGCAAAACAATGCACACTGTGAGCTTAATTACTGCATTGATCTGTGAATAAACTTGTGTGACATCGTTTTTGTCtggatattttgttttgattttattgacaacaatacattttgaaattaataatgtatCAAAATGTCTCAAATGTTATTACTCCAGTACatattgtttatacatgtacctattttttatgaatatgaattctgaattttgaaatatttcatgtattttaaatatcttaaattatatattttactgttttttaattaacttataaGTATAAACATATATCGTGAAAACATGCAAAACTGTTCAAGGTTTTTATTACAAGAAGAATTATTAGAATACATGGTTAAACAGTACTTGGAAGCAACTTGAAACCACACCAGCCCAGTGCAGTTTTATGGCCCCTAATCACCCTACCATGCTGAGAGACTGACCACAGCCCACATGTGGCCCATCAGCAGTAactgtaacaagggctgtttgtaaaacatgcatgccccccatatgggctgtccgttgtactggcagccattgtgtgaatacgacttttgtcactgtgaccttgacctttgacctagtgacctcaaaatcaatcggggtcatctgcaagtcacgatcaatgtaactatgaagtgtcatgatcctaggcaaaagcgttcttgagttatcattcgaaaatcattttactatttcgggtctacgtgaccttgacctttgaccttgtgacctcaaaatcaataggggtcatctgcgagtcatgatcattctaccaataaagtttcatgatcctaggcatatgcgttcttgaattatcatccgaaaatcattttactatttcgggtcaccgtgaccttgacctttgacctagtgacctcaaaatcattaggggtcatctgcgagtcatgatcaatctacccatgaagtttcatgatcctaggcatatgcgttcttgagttatcatccggaaaccattttactatttcgggtcaccgtaaccttgacctttgacctagtaacctcaaaatcaataggggtcatctgcgagtcatgttcaatctacccatgaagtttcatgatcctaggcatatgcgttcttgagttatcatccggaaaccattttactatttcggatcaccgtgaccttgacctttgacctagtgacctcaaaatcaaaaggggtcatctgcaagtcatgatcaatatacctatgaagttttatgattctaggcccaagcgttcttgagttatcatctgacaaccacctggtggacggacggaccgaccaacagacagaccgacatgagcaaagcaatataccccctcttcttcgaaggggggcataaatatgcttCAGCCAAGCCAgcctaaactagaaatggcgcggcagaggctgacgcgtatccccacgctgcatgtttgacccagcggggccccagggttggtaatggggccatgcatagttgagattgaccgtattgtcataagagaagttcagtatcaatttgaagtgaatcgttgtagaaatgaagaaattatagtaaaagacaattttgggtgggtgtggcctattataagggggccccagggttggtaatggggccatacatagttgagattgactgtatttcataagagatgttcagtatcaatttgaagtaaatctgtgtagaaatgaagaaattatagtaaaaggcaattttgggtgggcgtagcctatgtggggggggggggggggggcgcagcagggttggtaatggcgccatgcatagttgagattaactgtattgtcataaaagaggttcagtatcaattttatgTGAATCGgtaagaaatgaaaaaaatatagtaaaaggccATTTTGGGTGGgcttggcctatgtgggcagggcgccccagggttggtaatggggccatgcatagttgagattaactgtattgtcttaagagaggttcagtatcaatttgaagtgaatcggtgtagaaatgaagaaattatagtaaaaggcaatttgaggtgggcgtggcctatgtgagcagggcgccccagggttggtaatggggccatgcatggctgagatttaccgtattgtcataagagaggttcagtatcaatttgaagtgaattggtgtagaaatgatgaaattaaagtaccggtaaaaggccattttgggtgggcgtggcctatgtgggcactgcctatgtgggggggggggggttgccctagggttggcaatggggccatgcatagctgagattgaccgtattgtcataaaagaggttcagtatcaatttgaagtaaatcggtgtagaaatgaagaaataatagtaaaaggcaattttgggtgggcgtggcctatgtggccggggcgccccagggttggtaatggggccatgcatagttgagattgaccgtattgtcattagagaggctcagtatcaatttgaagtaaattggtgcagaaatgaagaagttaatgtaaaataacatacaaaaatctttgacccggccccgctccaatccccataacttttgacccaggggtcagatcaaagttCCATCACTGTCACCATCGCACATATGcgcatagctaccatgtatgtaagtttcaaagttctagtgctaatagtgtagaagaagcaggtggccaggacagacggacagacgcatatcaccacaatatccccactttttctctgaaAAACGTGGGAATAATGAGCACTTGTCCTTGCATGATTCTCTGGACTGAATAgcacaactagagctttgtcacagacgtgatgtatacccccacatgccgcattgacacagactattttgcatactgtctttacaaaacaagagaagctaatttatggctatttttaagaattattatgccattatcattttatggccattttgacctttgaactctttaaTTCTTTCACTTGACACGCCAtcaaatgactgtgaacaaaattaatgtacggattcattttaaaatctcacgatgaatgacatagttatggccaaaACAGgatcttttatggccatttttgatcattgaactccaagtgtgaccttgaccttggagatattgacataattctttcgtgcgacacaccgtcctatgatggtgaattAATCATTTGGTGTGTAATGATGGtgaactaataattttaaaacctcacaacaaacgacatagttatggcccggacaagcaaatttatggccatttttgacctttgaactcaaagtgtgaccttgaccttggagattttgacataattctttcgcgcgacacactgtttaatgatggcgaacaaatgtgccaaaggattaaatctcacaatgaatgacatagttatggcccggtcaagctcatttatggcctttttcgacctttgaactaaaagtgtgaccttgaccttggagaaatcgacgtaattctttcgcgccacacaccgtccaaggatggtgaacaaatgtgcccaatgattttaaaatctcacaatgaacgacatagttatggcccagacaagctcatttttgtccatttttgacctttgaactcaaagtgtgaccttgacctttgagatatcgaggtaattctttcgcacgacacaccctcaaatgatggtgaacaaatgtgccagctaatttatagccatttttgacctttgaactcaaagtgtgaccctgacccatgatggtgaacaaatgtaccaagtcattttaaaatcttacgctAAATTacagttatggtccggacaaactttctgtttaagACGCACTacgtgaccctgtgacctagtttttgacccggcatgacccatattcaaacttgacctagacatcatctagatacaacttctgaccaaatttggtgaagatcggatgaattttcgggacagacagacagaccgacaatgtgactcctatatacccccattaccagtaatgggggtataattatcaAGATCCTTATGTTCTAATAATTGAACGAAACCATTTCTTAATTTCTGAGTTCACAATTGTTTTTCAACATTTATGACTACAGAATTTTGTACTGAACTGTATTAGCATAGTTTCTTAATGTTCATTTTTGATTAAGGTCATTTGGAGTACCCTTGGAACTTTAGATAACAACTTCAGGTATTATCAACTTTAAAGCCTTCAAAAATAACTAACTAACAAACAACAAGTCAAATAAGTTTAAAGAATATGGTGGTTGCCTTGCTACCAAGGCCCATATAAGAAGAATAAAGTACATTTCCACTAAGATCCAAGagacccagtgtttttttttaatgaaatattcggcgttgtTCGGCCTCATTCCCCCAtctctagagtatatatttttcccccaaatatttgaagaattcccctctcggaagtgtgATTCAATTTtcatcaatacctcatttaaaaagtcagtcttcttcaaatgccggcagtgaaacgccagaaactTCGAAGTCAGGTCAGAGAGTgagtaaaaacaaaaacaagaggccccaaagggccctgggtcactcacctgagagacttagatggaaagaaacaaagattaaaactcttcagaaattattatccccgccaaattttttttcggaggggatatagtaattggtcctgtccgtctttccaccgtccggctgaaactttgtccggagcataactccaaatctacagtcaatcttgtattaagaggccactcaagggagtaatcaaaagtggtctcttaataaaatggtctttaaataaaaaaggccattctggaagaatgcttaccctcattTCTATAtaaaggataatctcttttgtcaacaatgattttaacttttataataaaataaacataaacacaatacataaacaatattttactaataatgtgttttattttttcacttattataaattatcatatattataaatgaattgtgtgtacatatttatttgcaaaaacaacatagacaagaaaatatttttcgcgttttttctcacctgacacataattttccaagttttcaagcacctcggctttacgcttaagaatgttctgaatttgagttttaccgactccaaactcatctgcaattttacatgcacttttactctttgacaattccaaaacaggaattttctcgttcaacgttaaaaCTTTTCGtcttgacattttaatttctgcatgtacgcttaaggaaatctgactcgattatgatacataatgagctgaaaaaattaaaacacgtcaattgaaaacaaacaaacagacctgattggaaaatttattaagtaaataacaatgtgattggctaacaaatacctactaattagcataattacaaattggtaatgtacggatttcgacagatgttgccaattaatagtttattttccgcacttctcaggaaatgtttgtcgcgtacagtgcattgtttctgcacctgttatctatactcgagaaaaatcggtgttgtctcttaacgttccacatagtaaactttttaagctgcagactgtgcgtaaaacgttcctctattattgaactcaataaattgatatgcagtctacaacaataccggtcagaaccggtcaacgagacaaagcataatcataatggttgatgtgaaaacaaagcagcggtgtaacagtacatcttatcggcttagataaacaattaacacggatttgtccctgaaagatcaatacattaaccacttttacctcctagtggtcgcttaattcaagatttggacatcaaaatacatagaaatcagcggtcgctggtcgcgtaagacaaaagtcgctgaatacaatatcattatttagcgaaaaagctccgtgggatttcaaaatggtcgcataagacaaaggtcgcttaatacaagtggtcgcatccacaagattgactgtatttaattgatttacttaaaacttagaatataaacagatggcaactaggagaagtgcagtgaccaagaaccataactctatctaccttagtttttgaattatctccccttttatataactttaaagtaaatttttgtccggagcataactctaaatctactatagggatttacttgaaacttgaaatataaacagatggcaactacaAAAAGTGCAGTgacaaagaaccataactctatctaccttagttttggaattatctccccttttaaataatttttaagtaaattttagtccggagcataactctaaatctactgaagggatttacttgaaacttgaaatataaacagattgcaagaAGGAAAAGTGCAGTGATTAAGGACCATatctctatctaccttagttttttaatcaTCTCCCCTTTTAtgtaactttaaagtaaatttttgtccggagcataactctaaatctactatagggatttacttgaaacttgaaatataaacagatggcaactacaaaaagtgcagtgaccaagaaccataactctatctaccttagttttggaattatctccccttttaaataatttttaagtaaatttttgtccggagcattactctaaatctactgaagggatttacttgaaacttgaaatataaacagattgcaaacaggaaaagtgcagtgatTAAGGACCATatctctatctaccttagttttttaatcaTCTCCCCTTTTAtgtaactttaaagtaaatttttgtccggagcataactctaaatctactaaagggatttacttgaaacttgaaatataaacagatgtcaACTacgagaagtgcagtgaccaagaaccataactctatttaccttagttttggaattatctccacttttatataattttaaagtaaatttttgtccagagcataattctaaatctactgaagggatttacttgaaacttgaaatataaacagatggcaagtggGAGAAGTGCTGtaactaagaaccataactctatctaccttagtgtttgaattatctcccttcatttaatttcatttaattgagattaaccgtattgtcataaaagaggttcagtatcaatttgaagttaatcagtgtagaaatgaagaaattatagtaaaagacaattttgggttggcgtggcctatgtgggcagggcgccccagggttggtaatggggccatgcatagttgaaattaactgtattgtcataagagaggttcagtatcaatttgaagtgaatcggtgtagaaatgaagaaattatattaaaaggcaagTTTTGGTGGGcctggcctatgtgggcggggcgccccagggttggtaatggggccatgcatagctgagattgatggtattgtcattagagaggtccagtatcaatttgaagtgaattggtgtagaaatgaagaaattatagtaaaaggccattttgggtgggtgtggcctatgcgggcgggttgccccagggttggtaatggcgccatgcatagttgagattgaccgtattgtcattaaagaggttcagtatcaatctgAAGTGAATCGatttagaaatgaagaaattatagtaaaaggaaattttgggtgggcgtggcctatgtgggcggggcgccccagggttggtaatggtgccatgcatagttgagattatatgtattgtcataagagaggttcagtatcaatttgaagtgaatcggtgtagaaatgaagaaattatagtaaaaggcaattttgggtgggcgtggcctatgtgggcggggtgccctagggttggtaatcacgggggccatgcatagcttagattaaccgtattgtcataagagaggttcattaccaatttgaagtgaatcggtgtagaaatgaagaaattatagtaaaaggcaattttgggtgggcgtggcctttgtTGACCGGGCGCCCCAGCcttggtaaaggggccatgcatagatgagattgaccttagtgtcataagagaggctcagtatcaatttgaagtaaatcggtgcagaaatgaagaagttaatgtaaaataacataaaaaatgagtgaaaatctctgaccaggccccgccccaacccccataacttttgacccaggggtaagatcaaaattccgtcactgtcaccgtcgcacgtatgctcatagctaccatgtttgtaagttccaaggttctagtgctaatagtgtaggaggagcaggtggccaggacggcggacggacggacagacgcacatcaatacaatatccccactttttctccgaaaaacgtggggataacaaaggctcattgccgttaactaagcacaATAAATAACTGAcgtgtgtacattgaataatacagaataatatcttatatacatgtaacatgcgaactttttccatattcaaacagtttcaacACTTGACTCGCTACTCTTATGTGAGGAACTTATGTTTACCACTCATTATTATTCCATGATCTATTATTCCAATTGCTTTTAAAAGTGATGTGTACGCttgaaagctcttttaaagaatgatccaaaaatgttattttcaaatcaatactcaatgttgtaagtacaatgtactaattagcggtcatttaataaGTGATAATTACGttaaacgtgtcacaaactctgacatattttcttttgaagataccctcACAATTATCTACGGAAAACAAACtgtctcaacaccttattatttgtttactcgcagcgggccgcttttataatatcaaagacaattaccgctatcagacgctttaaccgcaaaacagacggacaaatgatgtgctgagTTTTAAATTTTCatgactcgagacgactgacgcgtgaccgtcgatttcaggtcaaacatgaatttcggagtggaatatagtggccgttggccgatATGTACAGGTGGCCATTGAATttaagtgtaatatagagtgtttttcgtcggggggattccagactgaccgttctCTGCatgtgaccggtaaattcaggcgGTCGTTAGACAGTTTAGACTgtaattaatttgagtaatgcaataattataattagataattgggttgtggttaatgtttttgaatccattaccagtagcatcataatcatcattatcatcatcatcatcatcatcattgtgcaccaacatccgcattacaactagagtgttaacatggttttaatatagtcatattaacTGCCctaccctggcagccatgtttttcaacaaaccttaaccattttcaaactcagccaagcttacaatacaacaaatcttcggaccaaattccatgaagattgggctaaaaatcttacttctagagtgttaacaaggtttcacaatagccATAAAAGCAAAGCTGCCCCGCCTCCTaaggccatatttttcaacagaccaaaaccattttcaaactcagcctagctatcataaaaagaaatgtatagacaaagtttcatgaagattggacaataaatgtgactcctagagtgttaacaaggtttaactatagccatataagcaaaactgccctgccccctggcggtcatgtttttttaccgatccaaaccatttataaagtcaaccgtcgtatccaagaaacaagttctgaccaaatttcatgaagattggaccaaaaatgtgacttctagagtgttcacatgttttcactatatacatatgtgtatagagaaaactgcccggcccccctggcggccatgtttttttcaccgatcttgaccattttcgaactcgtccgagatatcaataaagccaatgttttgattaagtttcatgatgattgggcaaaaattgtgccttctagaatgttcacaaggtttctctatagccatataaggaatactgcccagcccactggaggccatgtttttcaaaggaccgaaaccatttttgaactcaaccaatatatcattaagacaaacattttgacaaagttacatgaagattgggcatcaaatgtgacttctacagtgttcacaaggtttttcttttttttgacctagtgaactagtttttgacccagcatgacccagtttcggtCTCGGTGGAGGTACTATTGGGACAAATGTCCTGACCcttgtttcatgaagatcagacaattaatgtgacctctagattgttcacaaggcaaatgttgatgacggaCGCACAACAcaagacggacaaaaggtgaccacaaaagctcaccatgagcacattgtgctcaggtgagctaaaaataaattctACTTCTAACAATTATTTCTGTAACAGTAGTTTATTACCATATTCTAATCCAAAGACAGTTTTCAATCTGAGTTagagacttggtgaagaggaggtcaccagaataatcgACAAATTGGCAGAAAAGCCAAGAAATGTtaaactttgaacatgaacataacatgttgatgaaaaaaagaGTTGGAGTAATGTTTTTCTGTctatgtatggtgaattatagtggtaaaatttgattttgtactgttacttgctaagcattgaaatttccacttttttttccctttttaagcGAAAATACCCCCCACCCATAGGCAGCCCGACCCCTTTCCGCCAGAActgaaaaacaagagggccaagatggccctagttcgctcacctgagaggagtcggttcattcaatctttaccaaatgtcaaacttgacctagatattgtctagacaaacatcctggtcaagtttcatcattatttcatctgcgagtcatggtcaatatacctatgaagtttcatgaacctaggcataagcgttcttgagttatcatccagaaaccattttattatttcaggtcactttgaccttgacctttgacctagtgacttgaaaatcaataggggtaatctgcgagtcatgatcattgtacctatgaagtttcatgatcctaggcataagcgttcttgaattatcatccagaaaccattttactatttcaggtcaacatgaccttgacctttgacctagtgacctgaaaatcaatagggttcatctttgagtcatgatcaatgtacctatgaagtttcatgatactaggcctaagccatttgagttatcatccagaaaccattttactatttcgggtcactgtgacctttgacctagtgacctgaaaatcaataggtgtcatctacaagtcatgatcaatgtacctatgaagtttcatgatcctaggcctaagtgttcttgagttatcatccggaaaccattttactatttcgggtcatcgtgaccttgacctttgacctagtgacctgaaaatcaataggggtcatctacgagtcatgatcaatgtacctatgaagtttcatgatcctaggcctaagcgttcttgagttatcatc from Dreissena polymorpha isolate Duluth1 chromosome 5, UMN_Dpol_1.0, whole genome shotgun sequence harbors:
- the LOC127882037 gene encoding uncharacterized protein LOC127882037, with protein sequence MAALSRKRAQLLSLFHKFEIFSIGGYKCATTLPQYGMHGQTGLPGYMYHHNLGMHGQTGPTVYQPFPITTSPPTMPHQTLALDKTLQLWDLRLPIVYYQHNLQSVGIPVEKIDIVHPTFSYDCPKNINQSSIVETPAYRKDIVPIDTPGARQIVIESPGTAVEKLAIVMVNLRRKKMRKHRLKKQRKRVWPLMRKQRFQLILKKKKKLQRRVNLFQAKAERFNAMDYIKKNLQHAKSKGFHVNILGEKSQSFGFHK